A genomic region of Noviherbaspirillum sp. L7-7A contains the following coding sequences:
- a CDS encoding MoxR family ATPase has translation MYSRIHAVAAQVGEVIVGKEMQIRQALVCLLAGGHLLIEDVPGVGKTTLAHALATSLGLKFNRVQFTSDLLPADVVGISVFDRDKNGFSFHPGPVFTQVLLADEINRATPKTQSALLEAMEERQVSADGMTRELPDPFFVIATQNPTHQIGTFQLPESQLDRFLMCLSLGYPDAAAERALLMGEDRRAMVKAMRPAMTPGELADARAGLRDVHASAALVSYVQALVQASRQGGLFAEGLSPRAAIALLQAARAWAALEGRNHVLPEDVQAVLLPVAAHRLRPLRSAGGSAASSRDLVLQLMKTVPV, from the coding sequence ATGTACTCCAGAATTCATGCCGTTGCCGCGCAGGTCGGAGAAGTCATCGTTGGCAAGGAAATGCAGATACGGCAGGCGCTGGTGTGCCTGCTGGCAGGCGGGCATCTGCTGATCGAGGATGTGCCGGGCGTGGGCAAGACGACGCTGGCGCATGCGCTGGCGACGTCACTGGGGCTGAAATTCAACCGGGTGCAGTTCACCAGCGATCTGCTGCCGGCCGACGTGGTGGGCATCTCGGTGTTCGACCGCGACAAGAACGGTTTTTCCTTCCACCCAGGCCCGGTATTCACCCAGGTGCTGCTGGCCGATGAAATCAACCGCGCCACGCCCAAGACCCAGTCAGCCCTGCTGGAGGCGATGGAAGAGCGGCAGGTATCGGCCGACGGCATGACGCGCGAGTTGCCCGACCCGTTCTTCGTCATCGCCACCCAGAATCCGACTCACCAGATCGGCACCTTCCAGTTGCCCGAGTCGCAACTGGACCGCTTCCTGATGTGCCTGTCGCTCGGCTATCCGGATGCGGCGGCGGAACGGGCGCTGCTGATGGGAGAGGACCGGCGCGCCATGGTCAAGGCGATGCGTCCAGCGATGACGCCGGGCGAGCTGGCCGATGCCCGCGCAGGGCTGCGCGACGTGCATGCCTCCGCGGCGCTGGTGAGTTATGTGCAGGCGCTGGTGCAGGCGTCCCGCCAGGGCGGCCTGTTTGCCGAGGGCCTCAGTCCGCGTGCGGCAATCGCGCTGCTGCAGGCGGCACGCGCCTGGGCGGCGCTGGAAGGCCGCAACCATGTGCTGCCCGAGGATGTGCAGGCAGTCCTGTTGCCGGTTGCGGCGCACCGGCTGCGGCCGCTGCG
- a CDS encoding histone deacetylase family protein — protein sequence MTTAIYCHTDCLAHEMGGWHPESPARLQAIEDQLIASRIDSCIDHRDAPLADVEAIARVHHQDAIARVRDNVPPPGSPADAYYPIDGDTLLNAHSWKAALRAAGAAIAATDAVIAGDLDNAFCAVRPPGHHARPSEPMGFCLFNNVAIAARHALEVHGLERVAIVDFDVHHGNGTEEAFVYEPRVMMVSFFQHPFYPYSGVGGESQFNPNMVNVPVAAYTGGEKVRQLVTELWLPALRAFRPQMIFISAGFDAHREDDMGQMGLVEADYAWITRQIMAVANEHAGGRIVSCLEGGYNLSALARSVVAHLKALAELE from the coding sequence ATGACCACTGCCATTTACTGCCACACCGACTGCCTGGCCCATGAAATGGGCGGCTGGCATCCCGAGTCGCCGGCCAGGCTGCAGGCGATCGAAGACCAGCTCATCGCCAGCCGTATCGACAGCTGCATTGACCACCGCGATGCACCGCTGGCTGACGTCGAAGCCATCGCCCGGGTGCATCACCAGGACGCCATCGCCCGGGTACGGGACAACGTGCCGCCACCCGGCAGCCCAGCTGACGCCTACTACCCGATCGACGGCGACACGCTGCTCAATGCGCACAGCTGGAAAGCGGCGCTGCGCGCCGCCGGCGCCGCGATCGCGGCCACGGACGCGGTAATCGCCGGCGACCTGGACAATGCCTTCTGTGCCGTGCGTCCGCCCGGCCACCATGCCAGGCCATCCGAGCCCATGGGTTTCTGCCTGTTCAACAATGTCGCCATTGCCGCCCGCCATGCGCTTGAAGTGCATGGCCTGGAGCGGGTGGCCATCGTCGATTTCGACGTCCATCACGGCAATGGCACCGAGGAAGCCTTCGTCTATGAGCCGCGGGTGATGATGGTGAGCTTTTTCCAGCATCCCTTCTATCCGTACAGCGGCGTCGGCGGCGAGTCGCAATTCAATCCCAACATGGTCAATGTGCCGGTGGCTGCCTATACCGGCGGCGAAAAGGTCAGGCAGCTGGTCACCGAGTTATGGCTGCCGGCGCTGCGTGCCTTCCGGCCGCAGATGATCTTCATTTCCGCCGGTTTCGACGCGCACCGGGAAGACGACATGGGGCAGATGGGCCTGGTCGAGGCGGACTACGCGTGGATCACGCGCCAGATCATGGCGGTGGCGAACGAGCATGCGGGAGGTCGCATCGTCAGCTGCCTGGAAGGCGGCTACAATCTGTCAGCGCTGGCGCGCAGCGTGGTGGCGCACCTGAAGGCGCTGGCCGAACTGGAGTAA
- the ylqF gene encoding ribosome biogenesis GTPase YlqF: MSIQWFPGHMNAARKKAEESMEKVDMVIEVLDGRIPQASSNPMIERLRLFRQRPCLKILNKADLADPAATSAWIKHYNQQKDVNAVALSCKKPSDVAKIPQLCIKLVPNRGTALKPLRIMIMGIPNVGKSTLMNALLKKRVAKVGDEPAVTKTQQRLYLGNNIVLIDTPGMMWPKIEHPSDGLMLAASHAIGSNALIEEEVATFLAEMLLARYPALVSARYGFPTEGIDGVAVIEGVAQRRAYRLKGGEPDLEKAAHTLLQDYRSGALGRVSLETPQSRVELLASYQPPASLSLPVEEAAADDGDSE, encoded by the coding sequence ATGTCTATTCAATGGTTCCCCGGTCACATGAACGCCGCCCGCAAGAAGGCGGAAGAATCCATGGAGAAGGTCGACATGGTGATCGAAGTGCTGGACGGGCGCATTCCCCAGGCCAGCAGCAATCCCATGATCGAAAGGCTGCGCCTGTTCCGGCAGCGGCCCTGCCTGAAAATCCTCAACAAGGCCGACCTGGCCGACCCGGCCGCCACCAGCGCCTGGATCAAGCATTACAACCAGCAGAAGGACGTCAATGCGGTGGCCTTGAGCTGCAAGAAGCCGTCCGACGTCGCCAAGATCCCGCAACTGTGCATCAAGCTGGTACCCAACCGCGGCACCGCGTTGAAGCCACTGCGCATCATGATCATGGGCATACCCAACGTCGGCAAGTCGACCTTGATGAATGCGCTGCTGAAGAAACGCGTCGCCAAGGTCGGCGACGAACCGGCCGTCACAAAGACGCAGCAACGTCTTTACCTGGGCAATAACATCGTGCTGATCGACACCCCCGGCATGATGTGGCCAAAAATCGAACATCCAAGCGATGGCCTGATGCTGGCCGCCAGCCATGCCATTGGCAGCAATGCACTGATCGAGGAGGAGGTCGCCACCTTTCTTGCCGAGATGCTGCTGGCGCGCTATCCGGCGCTGGTGAGCGCCCGCTATGGCTTTCCGACCGAGGGCATCGATGGCGTTGCGGTGATCGAGGGTGTCGCCCAGCGCCGGGCTTATCGTCTGAAGGGCGGCGAGCCGGATCTGGAGAAGGCGGCACACACCTTGCTGCAGGATTACCGCAGTGGCGCGCTGGGCAGGGTGAGCCTGGAGACGCCGCAGAGCCGGGTGGAATTGCTGGCTTCTTATCAGCCACCTGCATCGTTGTCACTGCCTGTAGAGGAAGCGGCTGCCGATGACGGTGATAGCGAGTAG